In one window of Protaetiibacter larvae DNA:
- a CDS encoding HNH endonuclease signature motif containing protein: MPSIPALLATIGDTTTAVVLPVVGVLSDQELVDGQRLIAQVRRRLDAVAAAVAGEIAHRSRRELGHDGLAARRGQRSAEGLISQLTGGSTGEARRLVKAGELLPVDVSRPDASSDAAPVARWLQLIGDAVASAVISVDAAEVIRTRLTQAASDSDDMARLDALANAAETLVQAAPLLTLEQLATRAGRLRDELDLAGIAAREEQLRDKRSLRVSKQLDGMTRITGLLDPESAAVVVPILDAATSPRRGGPRFVNPEQVQRAEDLMRDQRTTEQLTLDTLVELVRIGSRVDDGRLLGDRTPAVRILVTKHDLELAHDADGHREGAAFFEGQDPAVSIQTAERFICAGGAIPILFDGDGKALNLGREQRLFTRKQRLVMAARDGGCLMCDRPPSWTEAHHINHWDQHHGRTDIDDGVLLCTFCHLKVHNSGWRITRQGSDYFLVHPDDDGIRRRTPLPSKSPAHDRLRAAC; this comes from the coding sequence ATGCCCTCGATCCCCGCCCTCCTCGCCACCATCGGCGACACGACGACAGCTGTGGTGTTGCCGGTGGTGGGGGTGCTGTCGGATCAGGAACTGGTGGACGGGCAACGGCTCATCGCCCAGGTGCGTCGGCGGCTGGATGCGGTGGCTGCGGCGGTCGCGGGGGAGATCGCCCACCGGTCCCGCCGCGAGCTCGGACACGACGGACTGGCCGCCCGCCGAGGTCAACGTTCCGCAGAGGGGCTGATCTCCCAGTTGACGGGCGGGTCCACCGGGGAGGCGCGTCGCTTGGTGAAAGCCGGCGAGTTGCTTCCCGTGGACGTTTCCCGCCCAGATGCGTCATCGGATGCGGCCCCGGTCGCCCGATGGCTTCAGCTGATCGGGGACGCGGTCGCGAGTGCGGTGATCTCGGTGGATGCGGCAGAGGTGATCCGCACCCGCCTCACCCAAGCCGCCAGCGACTCCGATGACATGGCCCGCCTGGACGCGCTCGCGAACGCCGCGGAGACTCTCGTCCAGGCGGCGCCGCTGCTGACCCTGGAGCAGCTCGCGACCCGTGCCGGGCGCCTGCGCGACGAACTCGACCTCGCCGGCATCGCCGCCCGTGAGGAACAGTTGCGTGACAAGCGCTCCCTGCGGGTCTCGAAGCAACTCGACGGCATGACCCGCATCACCGGACTGCTGGATCCCGAATCGGCCGCGGTCGTCGTGCCGATCCTCGACGCCGCCACCTCACCCCGACGCGGCGGACCGAGGTTCGTGAACCCGGAGCAGGTGCAACGCGCGGAGGATCTGATGCGGGACCAGCGCACCACCGAGCAACTCACCCTCGACACCCTCGTCGAACTGGTGCGGATCGGCTCCCGGGTGGATGACGGGAGACTCCTCGGCGACCGCACACCCGCGGTGCGGATCCTCGTCACGAAGCACGACCTCGAACTCGCACACGATGCGGACGGACACCGGGAGGGTGCAGCGTTCTTCGAAGGACAAGACCCCGCGGTCTCGATTCAGACGGCGGAACGGTTCATCTGCGCGGGCGGTGCGATCCCGATCCTGTTCGACGGAGACGGCAAAGCCCTCAACCTGGGTCGGGAGCAGCGTCTCTTCACCCGGAAGCAACGCCTCGTCATGGCTGCCCGGGATGGCGGGTGTCTCATGTGCGACCGGCCACCATCCTGGACCGAAGCACACCACATCAACCACTGGGATCAGCATCACGGCCGTACCGACATCGATGACGGGGTGCTGCTGTGCACGTTCTGCCACCTGAAAGTCCACAACAGCGGATGGCGCATCACCCGACAGGGCAGTGACTACTTCCTCGTCCATCCCGATGACGACGGCATCCGCAGGCGCACACCCCTGCCCTCGAAGAGCCCCGCCCACGACCGCCTCCGCGCCGCATGCTAG